In Xyrauchen texanus isolate HMW12.3.18 chromosome 32, RBS_HiC_50CHRs, whole genome shotgun sequence, the following proteins share a genomic window:
- the LOC127626202 gene encoding X-linked retinitis pigmentosa GTPase regulator-like, whose product MAGETEDEIPETGAVFTFGKSKFADNIPSKFWLKNDVPLRISCGDEHTALVTENGKLFMFGSNNWGQLSLGTKTTVNKPTRVKGLKSERVKLAACGRTHTLVYTYRGNLYASGGNNEGQLGLGDCDDRTSFHLVDFFSKAGPIKMLAAGSNTSAALTQDGRLYMWGDNSEGQIGLGKESNALTPCEVSVGKRVSWVSCGYYHSAFVTVDGALFTFGERDSGKLGLSTKKLANHKVPQQVTGISDRVVQVACGGGHTVALTERTLYSFGLGQFGQLGHGTFIFESCLPKEVEHFRRGRVKHVECGENHTAVITDSGLLYTFGDGRHGKLGLGEENFTNQFKPTLCPRFLNYHVESVTCGGCHMLVLAKPRVEASEDLFLEEDDVTEDYFEKSYSVIQGDTNNQTTLKRSLSARSRRRERERSPDQFGPMFQTLPSLSGNQLSASLTVPNQTWHPQSDQPGKIPCNSLQIPGKRKTSLHDRSSTEDNESVKDLGETTDLLNLTHVMKMDPLDKTLTLSPMQKKKVKVVKKHGKEMGKPREDSAPYSKRAELSPCKALPTELLRGSSSSSLLGESLGSSSPQRIPKIWGHDKENVLIALEDRKPGHHKPGDGETRTGAGSKHTTHQTQLIESRAKAKSDAKQSKGKVQLSQDQATHKSKASTKPNQEEGGKAKSKDQLREVRSQPQKVEGKENEAKMKLMAVAEQNLEQIALKDLVHTSKKVSKEVPPKAQRVKVETNTAETQSKSSVTTEKKSVPKKDSKSIKTTSRPEQSQSLLEDNIRTEKNSKDISKGPTMVSEAASKSESESTSEQMQENPLTMVASLIQDVGIRSPARRLRDAAVGQFLSQSTPQKIPKPPQKQRTLSDSSSISESYEVPRQEMTRQAKRTDVTINVKPEVGSSDGEMERSSSESKTEAQTEGETYRARIEKVEEEWSDERSRMTDEGVEGSSAITESEGKVNRRHETEEEDESESKTVDKVENDSDSDKDNNDTTIKASSEDEEKEEEESGKESVAKTESKSEQTDEEDETSEMHRKVEKSEEEEEEEEEEEEEEEEEEQNGKESVAKTESKSEQTDEEEDETSETHRKVEKSEEEEEDESKMSVDEEEEESGEESDAKTESKSEQSDEEDEESEEEESESEAEEDESSEGEEEDSEKQEIETEDSSKDEDKEVDSENEGEVDDDEEESEEDKGEEEEENETEEDKKDESENEEEGEEESKDEEEESEEEGNEEEDAEEEEEEEEREEKEEAEDEEGEEEDRKEEEESDEGGEEEEESKDGNEDEEEEEEEEEEEEEGEKEEAEDEEGEEEDQKEEEESDEGREEEEESKDGNEDEEKDDEEEEEEEEEEEEKEEAEDEGEEEDQKEEEESDEEEEEEEKEDKNKRKLSRKPKLNVKTTKQPTKMKRPTTKGDMSDNESHESQQFWDDVLPQYLNLK is encoded by the exons ATGGCTGGAGAGACAGAGGATGAGATCCCCG AAACGGGAGCCGTCTTCACTTTTGGGAAGAGTAAATTTGCAGATAACATCCCCAGTAAATTTTGGCTAAAAAATGACGTTCCTTTGAGAATATCCTGTGGTGATGAGCACACAGCATTGGTAACAG AAAATGGGAAGCTGTTTATGTTTGGCAGCAATAACTGGGGACAGCTGAGCCTCGGAACAAAGACCACTGTTAATAAACCCACTCGTGTGAAAG GTCTGAAGTCAGAGAGGGTGAAGCTTGCGGCCTGTGGAAGAACTCACACACTTGTTTACACGT ACCGTGGTAACCTGTATGCCTCTGGAGGGAATAATGAGGGGCAGCTCGGTCTTGGTGACTGTGATGACAGAACCTCCTTCCACCTGGTGGACTTCTTCAGCAAGGCTGGACCAATCAAAATGCTCGCTGCTGGTTCCAATACCTCTGCTGCCCTCACAC AGGATGGAAGGCTCTATATGTGGGGCGATAACTCCGAGGGACAGATTGGTTTGGGAAAGGAGAGTAATGCACTGACTCCGTGTGAAGTTTCTGTGGGGAAACGGGTGTCCTGGGTGTCCTGTGGCTATTATCATTCTGCCTTTGTCACTG tggaTGGGGCCTTGTTCACATTTGGAGAAAGGGACAGTGGGAAGCTCGGGTTGTCCACCAAGAAGCTGGCCAATCATAAAGTGCCTCAACAGGTGACAGGCATCTCTGATAGGGTGGTGCAGGTGGCCTGTGGAGGAGGTCACACTGTGGCACTTACAG AGCGCACACTGTATTCGTTTGGCCTGGGTCAGTTTGGGCAGCTTGGTCATGGAACCTTCATATTCGAGTCTTGTTTACCCAAAGAGGTGGAGCATTTCAGAAGGGGCAGAGTTAAACATGTGGAGTGTGGAGAGAATCATACAGCGGTTATAACTG ACAGTGGCCTTTTGTACACTTTTGGCGATGGTCGCCATGGCAAACTAGGTCTTGGAGAAGAGAATTTCACCAACCAGTTCAAGCCAACTCTGTGTCCAAGATTTCTCAACTACCACGTAGAGTCT gTGACCTGTGGTGGATGTCACATGCTTGTGTTGGCCAAGCCCAGGGTTGAAGCCTCAGAGGATTTGTTCCTGGAGGAAGATGATGTGACAGAAGACTACTTTGAGAAGTCCTATTCTGTGATACAGGGTGACACAAACAATCAGACCACTCTAAAGAGAAGTCTCTCAGCTCGGTCTAGACGCAGAGAACGG GAGCGTTCACCAGATCAGTTTGGACCGATGTTCCAAACTCTTCCAAGTCTGAGTGGCAATCAGCTTAGTGCATCATTAACCGTTCCAAACCAGACCTGGCACCCCCAGAGTGACCAACCCGGAAAGATCCCTTGCAACAGCCTCCAGA TTCCTGGTAAGAGAAAGACGTCTCTCCATGACAGAAGCAGTACGGAGGATAATGAAAGTGTAAAAGATCTTGGAGAAACCACTGATTTATTAAACCTG aCTCATGTAATGAAAATGGATCCTTTGGATAAGACCCTCACATTGTCTCCAATGCAGAAG aagaaagttaAGGTTGTGAAAAAGCATGGTAAGGAAATGGGCAAGCCAAGAGAAGACTCCGCCCCTTATAGTAAGAGGGCGGAGCTTTCCCCCTGCAAAGCTCTTCCCACTGAGCTACTTAGAGGCTCGAGTAGTAGCTCATTGCTTGGGGAGAGTCTTGGGTCGAGCAGTCCCCAAAGGATCCCTAAAATTTGGGGTCATGACAAGGAGAATGTACTTATTGCTTTAGAGGACAGAAAGCCTGGACATCACAAACCTGGGGATGGTGAAACCAGAACTGGAGCTGGTTCCAAACACACTACACATCAAACACAGCTGATAGAGTCCAGGGCCAAAGCTAAATCAGATGCTAAACAGTCAAAAGGAAAGGTCCAATTGAGTCAAGACC AGGCCACCCACAAATCAAAAGCAAGTACAAAACCAAACCAAGAAGAAGGAGGTAAAGCAAAATCCAAAGATCAGTTACGAGAAGTCAGAAGCCAGCCTCAAAAGGTTGAAGGGAAGGAAAATGAAGCAAAAATGAAACTAATGGCTGTTGCTGAACAAAATCTCGAACAGATTGCACTTAAGGACCTAGTCCACACAAGTAAAAAGGTCTCAAAAGAGGTCCCACCCAAAGCTCAGAGGGTAAAAGTTGAAACCAACACTGCTGAAACACAAAGCAAAAGTTCTGTTACAACAGAGAAGAAATCAGTTCCAAAAAAAGACTCTAAAAGTATTAAGACAACATCCAGACCAGAACAAAGCCAGTCGCTCTTAGAGGATAACATTAGGACAGAAAAAAACTCAAAAGACATATCTAAGGGACCAACCATGGTCTCTGAAGCTGCTTCCAAATCTGAATCAGAGTCCACATCAGAGCAAATGCAGGAAAATCCTCTCACCATGGTGGCATCTCTAATCCAGGATGTGGGAATCAGAAGTCCTGCTCGTCGTCTTAGAGATGCAGCAGTCGGTCAGTTTCTCTCCCAATCCACACCTCAGAAGATACCCAAACCTCCTCAAAAACAGAGAACTCTATCTGATTCCTCTTCCATTAGTGAGTCTTATGAAGTTCCAAGACAAGAGATGACAAGACAGGCTAAAAGAACAGATGTCACCATCAACGTTAAACCAGAAGTAGGGTCTTCAGATGGGGAAATGGAAAGAAGCAGTTCTGAGTCCAAAACAGAGGCTCAAACTGAGGGGGAAACATACAGAGCGAGGATTGAGAAAGTAGAGGAGGAATGGAGTGATGAGAGAAGTAGGATGACAGATGAAGGGGTGGAGGGGAGTTCTGCTATCACAGAAAGCGAGGGCAAAGTGAACAGAAGGCATGAAACTGAGGAAGAGGATGAAAGTGAAAGCAAGACCGTTGACAAGGTAGAAAATGATAGTGATTCGGACAAAGATAACAATGATACAACAATCAAAGCCTCTAGTGAGGATGAAGAAA aagaagaggaggagagtGGAAAAGAATCAGTTGCAAAGACCGAAAGCAAGAGTGAACAAACAGATGAGGAAGATGAAACCAGTGAGATGCATAGAAAAGTTGAAAAgagtgaagaagaagaagaagaggaagaggaagaggaggaggaggaggaggaggaggagcagaaTGGAAAAGAATCAGTTGCAAAGACCGAAAGCAAGAGTGAACAAACAGATGAGGAGGAAGATGAAACCAGTGAGACGCATAGAAAAGTTGAAAAgagtgaagaagaagaagaggatgaAAGCAAAATGAGTGTtgatgaagaagaggaggagagtGGAGAAGAATCAGATGCAAAGACAGAAAGCAAGAGTGAGCAATCAGATGAGGAGGATGAGGAATCAGAGGAGGAAGAAAGTGAGAGTGAGGCAGAGGAAGATGAAAGTAGTGAAGGAGAGGAGGAAGATTCAGAGAAGCAGGAGATTGAGACAGAAGATTCATCGAAAGATGAAGATAAAGAAGTGGACAGTGAAAATGAAGGAGAGGtagatgatgatgaggaggagagTGAGGAAGATAAaggggaggaggaagaggagaatgAAACAGAAGAAGACAAAA AAGATGAGAGTGAAAATGAAGAGGAAGGCGAAGAGGAGAGCAAAGATGAGGAGGAAGAGTCAGAAGAAGAAGGTAATGAGGAAGAGGacgcagaggaggaggaggaagaagaagaaagagaggAGAAAGAAGAAGCTGAGGATGAGGAGGGAGAAGAGGAGGACCgaaaagaggaagaggagagtgATGAGggaggagaggaagaggaggaaagcAAAGATGGAAAtgaagatgaagaagaagaagaggaggaggaagaagaagaagaagagggggAGAAAGAAGAAGCAGAGGATGAGGAGGGAGAAGAGGAGGACcaaaaagaggaagaggagagtgATGAgggaagagaggaagaggaggaaagcAAAGATGGAAATGAAGATGAAGAAAaagatgatgaggaggaggaggaagaagaagaagaagaggaggagaaggaagaaGCAGAGGATGAGGGAGAAGAGGAGGACCAAAAAGAGGAAGAAGAGAGTgatgaggaagaagaagaggaggagaaagaagaTAAGAATAAAAGAAAGCTGAGTAGAAAACCAAAGCTAAATGTGAAAACGACAAAGCAGCCAACGAAAATGAAACGGCCCACAACAAAAGGCGACATGTCAGACAATGAATCCCATGAGTCTCAGCAGTTTTGGGATGATGTGCTGCCTCAGTAcctcaatttgaaataa